One window of the Candidatus Falkowbacteria bacterium genome contains the following:
- a CDS encoding DNA translocase FtsK: MARKKKKGWLSSGPSGFFKLPELDLEPETKRNIWAVVILVLGFISLLGLFDMAGIVGSQLERLQIFIFGWGKWLFPAALFFWGWNLHRQEGPGIKGATYLGLFLSVITLLSVLHFFVPQLEWQQAIDLGEGGGYLGYFLADTFAKLFGFWASLILFVGLFLISLMLLFNKTLSAMFGRDSLVGKMLFPVYWLAGKLSGRKDEDDEEGEEGEEEEEENEEEEEEESEEEEEGEEEEEENEEEEEEESEEEEEGEEEPQQFTKAAVPAFMEGAKQSEKPTKTWEQTEIEIDMPYDLLSNKVGKPAAGDIKSNAATIQRTLEHFNISVEMGDVTVGPTVSQYTFRPGEGVKLSRITALSNDLALALAAQSIRIEAPIPGRSLVGIEVPNQTKAVVGIREILESESFEQRKNNTMVVLGKDVNGKGWVYDLTKMPHLLVAGQTNSGKSVCLNSIIIGLLYQNNPDDLRFIMVDPKRVELPNYDGIPHLVVPVITDVSKTVNALKWCINEMERRLDLLQKYHKVNVKDYNEWQAKQKKGKDLEKLPYIVFIIDELADLMQVAAKDVEAGIIRLTQMARATGIHLILATQRPSVDVVTGLIKANLPARVAFAVASAIDSKTILDSSGAEKLLGKGDMLFTNAEEAKPRRLQGAFISTQEIRRVVEHIKANSDGPTYIDNVTERQKVKGMASFGSGSGSDDDDELLEEAKELVINAGKASTSLLQRRLSIGYGRAAKILDMLEEAGIVGPTVGNKPREIMISKEQYAAFIDQGTAGVSLHRRDEAEAPEHYLPEEEDDEENDEESEEEEEENEEDKEESEENEDENENENENEEEDAVEETEDEPEEEDEEEVEEDKKPKKSRETSSKTNDKPKRPMSPDDFDKLFSR; encoded by the coding sequence ATGGCAAGAAAGAAAAAGAAAGGATGGCTCTCTAGCGGGCCATCAGGATTTTTTAAGCTACCGGAACTTGACCTGGAACCGGAAACAAAACGCAATATTTGGGCAGTCGTGATCCTGGTCTTGGGCTTCATCAGCCTATTAGGCCTTTTCGATATGGCCGGGATTGTCGGCAGTCAATTGGAGCGCCTACAGATCTTCATTTTCGGCTGGGGCAAGTGGCTGTTTCCAGCTGCTTTGTTCTTTTGGGGCTGGAATCTCCATCGCCAGGAAGGGCCTGGCATCAAGGGAGCGACTTATCTCGGACTTTTCTTGTCAGTGATCACTTTGTTGTCGGTTTTACATTTTTTCGTACCTCAACTCGAATGGCAGCAAGCGATCGATTTGGGCGAGGGTGGCGGTTATCTCGGTTATTTTTTGGCTGATACCTTCGCCAAGCTTTTCGGCTTTTGGGCTTCGTTGATATTATTCGTCGGCTTATTCCTGATTTCTTTGATGCTCCTGTTCAACAAGACGCTTTCAGCCATGTTCGGCCGCGACAGCCTGGTGGGCAAGATGCTTTTCCCGGTGTATTGGCTAGCTGGCAAGCTGAGCGGCAGAAAAGATGAGGATGATGAGGAAGGTGAAGAGGGCGAGGAGGAGGAAGAAGAAAACGAAGAGGAAGAGGAAGAGGAAAGTGAAGAGGAAGAAGAGGGCGAGGAGGAGGAAGAAGAAAACGAAGAGGAAGAGGAAGAGGAAAGTGAAGAGGAAGAAGAGGGCGAGGAGGAGCCGCAGCAATTCACCAAGGCAGCCGTCCCGGCCTTCATGGAAGGCGCGAAGCAGTCCGAGAAGCCGACCAAGACCTGGGAACAGACGGAAATCGAAATCGATATGCCTTATGACCTGCTTTCCAACAAAGTGGGCAAGCCGGCGGCAGGCGATATCAAATCCAACGCCGCCACCATTCAAAGGACATTAGAACACTTCAATATATCGGTTGAGATGGGCGATGTGACCGTCGGACCGACAGTTTCCCAATACACCTTCCGCCCGGGCGAAGGAGTTAAGCTGTCACGCATCACGGCCTTGTCGAACGACTTGGCTCTGGCTTTGGCAGCGCAATCGATCCGTATCGAGGCGCCGATTCCAGGACGTTCATTGGTCGGCATCGAGGTGCCGAATCAGACTAAGGCAGTCGTCGGCATCCGCGAGATATTGGAGTCCGAATCTTTCGAACAGCGCAAGAATAATACGATGGTGGTATTAGGTAAGGACGTCAACGGCAAGGGCTGGGTCTATGATCTGACTAAGATGCCTCACTTGCTGGTCGCCGGCCAGACCAACTCCGGCAAATCCGTCTGCTTGAATTCCATCATCATAGGCCTGCTCTACCAGAATAATCCGGATGACTTGCGTTTCATCATGGTCGATCCGAAGCGTGTCGAATTGCCGAACTATGACGGCATCCCGCATTTGGTGGTGCCGGTCATTACCGATGTCTCAAAGACGGTCAATGCCTTGAAATGGTGCATCAACGAGATGGAGCGCCGTCTCGACCTATTGCAGAAATACCACAAAGTCAACGTCAAAGATTATAATGAATGGCAGGCCAAACAGAAGAAGGGCAAGGATTTGGAAAAATTGCCTTACATCGTCTTCATTATCGATGAGCTGGCTGACTTGATGCAGGTGGCAGCCAAAGATGTCGAAGCCGGCATCATCCGACTGACTCAGATGGCGCGCGCTACGGGCATCCATCTGATCCTGGCCACTCAGCGCCCGAGTGTCGACGTGGTTACCGGCTTGATCAAGGCCAATTTGCCTGCCCGCGTCGCCTTCGCTGTGGCTTCAGCCATCGATTCCAAGACCATTCTTGACTCCTCTGGTGCCGAGAAGCTCCTTGGCAAAGGCGATATGCTTTTCACCAACGCGGAAGAGGCCAAGCCACGACGGTTACAGGGCGCCTTCATCAGCACCCAGGAAATCCGCCGCGTAGTCGAGCATATCAAAGCTAACTCTGACGGCCCGACATATATCGATAATGTGACTGAGCGCCAGAAAGTCAAAGGCATGGCCAGTTTCGGTTCTGGCAGTGGCAGCGACGATGATGATGAACTGCTCGAAGAAGCCAAGGAACTAGTCATAAACGCCGGCAAGGCTTCGACCTCGCTGTTACAGCGCCGGCTGTCGATCGGCTATGGCCGTGCCGCCAAGATACTGGACATGCTTGAGGAAGCCGGCATTGTCGGTCCGACCGTCGGCAACAAGCCGCGCGAGATTATGATCTCGAAAGAACAGTATGCCGCTTTTATCGACCAAGGCACGGCTGGCGTCAGCCTGCATCGTCGTGATGAGGCCGAAGCGCCGGAGCACTATCTGCCAGAAGAGGAGGATGACGAGGAAAACGATGAAGAGTCTGAGGAAGAGGAGGAAGAAAATGAAGAAGATAAGGAAGAGTCTGAAGAAAATGAGGACGAAAACGAAAACGAAAACGAAAACGAGGAAGAGGATGCAGTAGAAGAGACAGAAGATGAGCCGGAAGAAGAGGATGAAGAAGAAGTCGAAGAGGATAAGAAGCCGAAAAAATCACGTGAAACCTCCTCCAAAACTAACGATAAACCGAAGAGGCCGATGAGCCCAGATGATTTCGATAAACTTTTTTCAAGATAA